GTGGCGCTCAGCGCCGCGGAAAGGCCCCAGCTGTACTTGAATATTTTACTCAAAAGGATGGAAGCGATAAAGATGCCGGCGACCGTGGCACCGAAAACGATGAACAGCGGCCCGAGCAGATCGAGGATCATGCGCGGCGTCGCCTTGGCCAGCCTGATGTAAATGGGGATCATGATCGCGAACATGACCATGCCGTTCGCGTTGCCCAGCGTCATGATGTTCGTCTCGATGAAGCCCAGCTCGTGAAAGACGATGCCGAAAAGCAGCGCCATCACAAAAGGATGCACGGCGTCGCCCAGCAAGGACGCGGCCTTGAAGCTGAGCCAGGCGACGGCGAACGCTTTGGCGATGTAAACGTAGCTGGTCTGCCAGCGCTGGGGCATCGGCGGGATCAGTTTCTCCCACTTGGACGTGCCGGGCTGCCCCGCCGCCAGCGCGCGCTCGCCGGCGGCGAAACGGGCCTTGAGCTTTTTGCCCTCGTGCAGCAGGCAGTTGGAAGCGATGGGAATGCCGAAGAACCCCTGCACCGTCAGCAGCATCGTCACGAACACGCCGATCGCCGTCAGCCCCTTGGCGTCGGCCGCCTCGGTCATGATCAGCCCGGCCACGACGCCGCCCGACACCGGGCCGGTCGCCGCCACGGCATAGTCCCAGCCGATGAAAGGCGACGCGGCCAGTAGGATCGCGCCGGCGCCGGCGCACATGCCGAGGAACGACACCGCCACCGTCCTCCACTCCTCCCGCAGCTTGCGGGCATCCATCATGCTGCCCATCTGCACCATCAGCAGGGCGATGAACGACGTGGCCAGCGGCACCATCTTGCTGTCCTCGAAAAGAGTCGTCGGCACCCCGCTCCAGAACAAAGCCAGGAAAATCACCGAGCAGATGAACATCATGCTCACGCGGGCACGGGTCTTCATCGCCAGAAGGTTCGCCGCAGCGTACACGAGAGCGATGACCGTCAATGCGCTTAACTGATCCATAAATACCCCACCTTTCGGGAATTGGCAACGAAAATTTTTTCAAGCGCTTATTTTACGCAAAACGCCTCTCCGGAAAAGGCGTTTCGGTAAAAACGGGAGAATAAAAAAAGACCGGCTCCCGCATGGGGACCGGTCCTTGATCTTTGCGCCACGACGCGTTAAACGTCGGACCTCAAGGGGATTCCCACGCCATGGACGCCGTAATAAAAGCTAAAGTAGAACTGCTGCGAGCTCATTCTTCTCATGACGCGGGAACGCTCCTTTCTTTCTCAGTTAACGCCGCGCACCGCGACGAAAATATTTTTACACCCGGACACTAAAAAGTCAATACCTGAACAAGGCAAAGCTCCGGCATTTTTACTTTCTTCTTCCACGAGGCGGCCCTGTCCCGCCAGCAGGGCGCGCTTCGGCCGGCTCTTACGGACCGTTCCCTCTTATGCGCCGCTCATGACGCGGGCCGCCCAGCCGGAGTCCTGCAGGATCGCGCGCCCTACGCCGATCAGGTCGGCCTTCCCTTCCCACAGCAGTTTTTCCGCGCCGGCGCCGGTGACGACGCCGCCGGTCAGCAGCACGGGGACGGAAACCTTTTCCTTCACCGCCGCGGAAAGCCGGCTGAAATAGCCCTCGCCGTCCAGCCCCGGCACGATGTAACCGCACATGCCGCCGGACAGGCTGATCATGTCGACGCCGCAGCGCTCGAAGAATGCCGCCGCCCGCGCGCCGTCCTCCGCTGTCGCTCCGCCGGGCATGTAATCGCCGGCGCCCAGGCGCAACGCCACGAGGTAATCGTCGCCGACGGCCTCGCGTACCGCGGCGATCACACGGCCGTGCAGGCGCACGCGGTTTTCCGGCGAAATGCCGTATTCGTCGCCGCGCCGGTTCGTCAACGGCGAATAAAATTGGTCGAGCAGATAGCCGTGAGCCGAATGGAGCTCCACGCCGTCAAAGCCCGCCTCTTTCGCGCGGCGGGCGGCCGCGGCGAAATCGCGGACGATTTTGTCCAGCCCGGCCGCGTCCAGCGCCACGGGGACGCGCGTGCCGCGGCGCGGGTTCGTCACCGCCGAAGCGCCGTACGCCGGCAGCCCCGTCACCTCTTCTTTCGCCAAGCTGCCGGCGTGGTTCAGCTGAGCCACGAGCGGCGAGCCGTTGGCGTGCACCGTCCGTACCAGCCGGCTCAGCCCTTCAACGTCGCTGTCGCGCGAGATCGAAAGCTGGCACGGACTCGCCTGCCCTTCCGGACTGACGTAGCAGTGCTCCGTTTCGACCAGGCCGATGAATCCGCCGCGGGACTTCTCGTCGTACCAGGCCAGCGTCGCCGCCGTCACCGCGCCGCGATCGGCCTTTTCCGTCGCCATGGGCGGCATCACCAGACGGTTTTTCAGCGTCACGTTTTTGATCGTCACAGGTTCCCGCAAAAGTCGCATCTACATCGCCTCTTTCAGCACCGATTTTGTGAAGAAAAACAGCTCGGCTTTCATTATGGGGC
This sequence is a window from Pyramidobacter sp. YE332. Protein-coding genes within it:
- a CDS encoding NADH:flavin oxidoreductase encodes the protein MRLLREPVTIKNVTLKNRLVMPPMATEKADRGAVTAATLAWYDEKSRGGFIGLVETEHCYVSPEGQASPCQLSISRDSDVEGLSRLVRTVHANGSPLVAQLNHAGSLAKEEVTGLPAYGASAVTNPRRGTRVPVALDAAGLDKIVRDFAAAARRAKEAGFDGVELHSAHGYLLDQFYSPLTNRRGDEYGISPENRVRLHGRVIAAVREAVGDDYLVALRLGAGDYMPGGATAEDGARAAAFFERCGVDMISLSGGMCGYIVPGLDGEGYFSRLSAAVKEKVSVPVLLTGGVVTGAGAEKLLWEGKADLIGVGRAILQDSGWAARVMSGA